A region of the Apium graveolens cultivar Ventura chromosome 6, ASM990537v1, whole genome shotgun sequence genome:
GTGGATCTTCATGTTTTTCTTCATCAGAGTGCACATTTAAGTTGTCAATTTCTTGATCTTCAGAAGCATCAAAATTATCTTCAGGCATGAGATCTTCATCAACTGTGTAAGGTGTACTAGAAGGCATTTTGACATGTAACGGTGCCATGTATAGAAAATGCAGTCTTATTGAAAGGAAAAACTGATTCTTCAAATATGACATCCATGAAAACAAAAATTGACATATTGGTGAGGTTGAGAAGCCTGAATTCCTTTTGACACGGTGGATAACCAAGAAATACACATGGAATTCCCCTTGCTTCAAATTTGTCTGTTGTATGAGTTGGATTTAATACAAATGAATACATCCAAAAGTTCTTAACTCATCATAATCTGGGCTTTTATCAAATAGTTGTTCAAATGGAGTTTTGAAGTGTAAGGCTATACTTGATAGCCTGTTGATGATATACACGGCCATGAGAACACAGTCTTCCTAAAAACTCGGTGATAAGCCTGACTGAAATCTTAAACATCTGGCCATTTCAGGAATGTTTCTGTGTTTTCTCTCTACTCGACCATTTTGCTGTGGTCGATATGCACATGATGTTTCATGATGGATTCCCTTATCTGCAAAATACCTTTTGCATTCCTGATATTAGAACTCTAAAGCATTGTCTGACGTTATCCTGTCTACAGTAGTCTTGAATTGCGTGCAAGCATAGGCAATAAATAATTTCAAAGTGCACAGATAATCATTTTTTTTCTTAATCAAATAGACCCAAGTCATTCTAGTATAATCGTCTACTATTGTTAGAAAGTACCTGAACTTGTCTCACGTTTCCACCTTGTAAGGACTCCAGATGTATGTGTGAATTAGCTGGAAAGGCAATGCTGCATGAGATTTACTCAATGGGAAATGCTGATTTGTAAACTTTCCCATAGGACATTTGACACAAACATTATCTTGTGTCTTCACCAAAGCCTTTAGATAGGGGATGTGAAGCATTGTTGTATTTGAGGTGTGCCCCAATCTTCTATGCCATATATTGTATAGACTTGACTCTGCTTGACCTTGAGAATTCTAGTCAACAGTGAAGCACACAGGTGCCTGATCCTTTGCTGCACTATTCACATTAGTGTTTTTCTTATTTTCAACAAGATAGTACAGTCCTTGTTGTTTAAGGCCAATGCCCTTTACTGCCTTTGTTGCTGAATCAACAATTTCACATTTGTTTGGATAAAACATAACATCACAATGGTTATCCTTAGCTAGTTTATAAATTGACAATAAGTTATGAGCAAACTGAGGAACATACAAAACATTGAGCATTTTTAAACCATCTTCCAATACTAAATCTCCAATGTGTGTGATTTGAGTTTTTTGACCAGTTGGTAATTTAATAGTAAAGTTCAGAGGGGCTACCTTCACATTAGATAGCAGATCAATAGAAGTTGTCATATGATCAGAGGCTCCAAAGTCCATAATCCAATTTGATTCTTTAACAGCAGATGAATTACCATGCTTGACCATGCCAGAAAAGGCTATATCTAGCTCATCATCAGTTTCAGAACCCCTCACAGCTTGCAGCGTGCTTTCTGGAATATGTTTTAACAGTTCTTCCAGTTGCTGTGGGGAGAGTCCAGCGCTATTCTCATATTCACCTTGAACAACATTAGCCATCTTCTAGTCTCTAGGCTTGCTTCCTGTCACTCCTTTGTTTGAGTTCCATCTATTGTGAGTTGTTTTGACAAATGGTTTCTTGCCATATTTATAATGCCATTTTGGAAATCCTTTGACACTCCAGCAGTGTTCTTGAGTTTGTCCTCTACCTCCACACGCATTGCACAGGAACCCTTTTTCTGCTTGACCACTGGCTCCTTTGCTAAATATAGCAGACATCTCCATTTCTTGGCCAATACTCAGGACATCTCTTTGATTTTCTTCCTGTTGTATAACCAAGCAGGCCGTTTCCACTAATGGAAGAGGTGAGAACATCAGTATTTGACTTCTTTGAGGAGCATAACAGTCATCTAATCCATTTAGAAATTGCAAAAGTTTTGATTCTTCTCTCATGGACTCGATTACCTTCAAAAACTTGTCATCTCTTCGGTTGCATTAGAAATAGTAGGAAGAGTGTGCATAGACACAATCTATTCCCACAGAGCACTCACTGCAGTGAAATATTCAATGACAATGGATCCATTTTGCTTTAAAGAAAACAAGTCTTTAGTAAGCTTGTACTTTCTGAAGCCATCAATCAAGGAGAACCTTTTTTCTAGCTGTTTCCATATCTCTGCAGCATTATTGATAAACAAAACAGATTTCTTGATAATATCTGAGATATTATAATACAACCAAGAAATTACCATATTGTTGCAAGTGTCCCACTGAGAGGCTTCAACAACATCATCAGTACTTCTTTTAATAGTACCATCTACAAATCCCAGCTTTCTTTTGGCACAAAGTTGAATCTCAATAGACCTCTTCCAAGATTTGAAATCTGCTGAACCTTGAAGTTTTGTGACACTTATAGATAGAGAATTATCAGATGGGTGTAAAAATAGAGGTTTTTGCATATCACTGTATGAGAATTTGCTTGACTCAATTAAATAAAATACAGTGATTCGAGAAGCAATAATCAAAACACACAAGAACTGAGAACTGAGTTTGAAACAAATGAAACATGACGCTTTCAAGAAACAACTCTCTAAACAAGCATatgcagctctgataccatgtaAACAAAGAGAAAATCAATATGCAGAAACAATAACTTtaaaaaaagagagaagaaagcAAGATAATATTTTTCATAAACAGCCATAATAATATGTGCTCTCAGTCTACCCATCATAGTACTACTACAACCCTTTTAATGACTTCAGGGATAACTTGAATAAAAGACTGCAGTGCCCTTAACAGGTCCTTAACATTAGCATAAACTTGGAGGGACCAGTAGGGAAAAGACTGACTAACAAAAGAGGCAATAACCTAACAACTATTGTAAGTAGGACAATGAACTGCAGATAAAAAGACAAGAATTACAACTGTAAATTGTAACTTATAATTTGTGACCAAGATATAGGCTCCATTACTCCCCCTCAAGTGGAGAGGAGTGCTTTGCTGAGGCTCCAAACTTTCCATGTAGATGATGGTGTTGCTTGACTGTTAGTGGCTTGGTGAGTAGGTCTGCAATTTGAGCATGTGAAGAAACATACTGAGTAATAATTTCTCCCGATGCAATTTTATCCCTCACATAGTGACAATCAATCTCTATGTGTTTGGTGCTCACATGGAAAACTGGATTTGATGCAATAGATAAAGCTGCTTGATTGTCGCACTTGAGTAGAGTAGGTGGTAGATCATAAATGCCCATTTCTTTGAGTAGTGTAGCCAACCAAGTTATTTCACAGGATGTTAGAGCCATTGCTCTATACTCCGCTTCAGCAGATGATCTGCACACTACAGATTGCTTCTTTGTTTTCCAAGAGATGGGCGAGTTACCAAGAAAAATGTAAAAACCGGTAGTTGATTTCCTTGTGGTTGGGCAGCTAGCCCAATCACTATCACAGTACGCTGTTAACTGAGCAGCAGACTATGATGCAAATAGAATTCCCCGATCAGAGTTTCCTTTTAGATACCTTAAGATTCTCTTGACAGCCTGCATGTGAACTGTTGTAGGAGAGTGCATGAATTATGCCAAATTGTGCACTGGAAAGGTCAGGTCTGGTCTTGTAATAGTCAAGTAAATAAGCTTTCCCATGAGCCTCTAAAAAATGTAAGGATTAGGCATTAGATCTCCCTTGTCTGTTGTTAGtttcactacaccatatatgacCTATTGCAAGTCCAATATGCATTTGTGTTACAGAAAGTGTTACTATAGCCACAAAAGTTGCTAATATATTACAACACTTTTAAAAAGTGCTACAAAAAATATGAAAGTGTTGCAAACAAAAAGTTTATTTTCACAATTTGAAACAATTgcaatatttttagaaaagtgTTACAATACATGCTACATTTTAATCCAATTGACTGAAATTTTTAGGCGGGAGTTGAAATTTTTCAATGAGCGGGATAACAATTGGCACCAAATATCTATTTActcaaaataaattttattttagaaaaCCACATATCTCTCTCTCGCACATCGCTCTCAGCCGCTCATCTTTACCTCAATCGTCTCTTTCTCCCCCATCTCTCTCGCTAATCTGTCTCAGCCATCTCTCACCCATCTGAATCAATCATCTATGTCACTCATCCCTTATATATTTCCTTGTTCCATAAAGTCGATTAGCTAAAGTCGATTAGAGTAAAACCCCAAAACCCAGAACTGTTTTGAGCGAAAATTAGGGTAAATATTCAATTCAAGTTTCGATTAGAGGTAGATTACCCATCTATTTTTGattatatatgattattatgtgtaTATATGTTTACAAGTGAAAGTTTTTGATTATATATTGGATTATGTATTCTTAATTTTTGTTTGATTAAAGCTCATGTGTTAGGTTAGATTAGTAGAATTTTTCAATTAGTGGAATTAAGGTATGGTTTTGGTCAAAGACAATACAAAATTTTGATATGGATTCTCAGGATTTGCTGTTCACAGTAGCTCAAGTACCAGGCATAGTATCCGTGTTTCAAGACAGAATATTGAAACTCCACACCACCAGGTCGTGGTCTTTTCTCGAGAATCAGGAGCTACTTGCTACTTCTACATTCACGAATTCCACTGATAAAAGAGCAGATGTTATAATTGGGGTCGTAGATTCAGGTGCATTCATTTGTTTGTTGTGTTCTTacgattttcagaattttcagattattaatttttagaaatttgtTTGGTTATCAGGTGTTTGGCCTGAATCCAAGAGTTTTAATGATCAAGGTATGGATCCAGTTCCAAAGAGGTGGAAGGGAACTTGTGAAACAATAGAGGATTTCCCTGCTTCAGGTTGTAACAGGTAAATCCCCTGACCCCCTCTCTCCATCTCTCTGCATCTGTACCTTTGGTTTCTTTTTAAACCCCCTTATAGCTGTGAAACACGATAGATACTCCTTCGTTTTGAGACATCAAAGATCTAGACTTTACATAATAAGAAGATGTGTAACAAATTTTACTAGAGTTACAGTTTTGATTATTAACACAATTAGAGAATTTAATATATGTTTGGTTCGAGCTAGTTTATGTCTTCACCATATAACATAAAAGTTTATATTAGAGGATCATTGTTATTATCTAATCATATCAGGATCATACTAGTTGTCACATCCTGCTAATATTCTGCATTTTTACTGGTTCTGTTTTATGATGTTGGCTTAAATAGACCACTTACCAACTTAAATTCGAAGATAGAAAATGTGTATGTTTGTGTTTGTTTATGGTTTTAAGTATGCGTATGTACTAATTCATCACAGTTAATTGTAGACTTTATATTGTCAATCGTCCTATTTTCTTTGTTTTTAACCACATTGTAGACTATATTAGAAGTTGAACAGTATTCGATAAGATATTGGTAATTCTTCtttttgtttcactttttgtgGAGAAATATATATGTCTGACTTGAATGAATCTTTACTGAATATtaatattaagaaaataattGGGGCAATGAACTTTTACAAGCACAACCAGACAGCTAGAGACTATTTTGGATATGGCACCCACACCGCATCAATAGCAGCTGGAGCAGTTATTCCTGGAGTTTTCTATTACGGCTTACCTACTGGAACTGCCATGAGCGGTTCACCAAATTCAAGGATCGCCATATATAAAGTGTGCGACTCTTTAGGCTGCTCTGAAGCAGCGATGCTACTAGCAATGGATGCAGCAATACATAATGGGGTGAACATAATGTCTTTATCCATTGGTGAAGGATATACTGATATATGGACTGACCCGGTGGCCATTGGTGGATTTTATGCTGTTGAAAATGGAATCATGGTTGTTTGTTCTGCTGGTAATTATGGGCCTACAAGTTCGAGTGTCGTAAATTTTACACCTTGGCTGACAACAGTGGGGGCTTCTAACATTGACCAGCCATTCATCGCCAATGTTGTGTTGGGTAACAATCGAGTTATCAAGGTAGAATTATTCTACTTTGTAAGAGTTACAGTACTTATATTCTATAATGCATGAGTATAAGCATGTATAATTACATGATAATGATGTTGGCAATTGATTTACTTGATGAGAAAATCAAATCATGTATTATATAATCTTATTCTTCAAGGTGTAGGCATTCAGTTTTCTGATTTAAGTAAGTCTCCAACATATCCGCTGATTGATGGTGTCTTGGCCAAAGTTAATGGATCCGAGGATAGTGCATCAAGGTAAAACAAATATACTCTTTGGGACATCAATGCATGCACAGTCAGTTTTTCCTTACTAAATACCTGGGATGTCTTCAGAAACCGTCAATCAGGTTCATTAGATGCAAGCAAGGTTAAAGGGAAAATTATTTTATGCTTCAACGAGGACGAAGAAGGATCTGGAAAGGCAATGAATATTATGGACTTAGGTGGACTTGGAGTGGTATTGGTAGATGATGACTTATATCTGGAACCAAACACTGACTATCCCGATCTGGCTTGTCCGCTTACTGCAGTAAGTTTCAGGGACGGAAATGCGATTCTCTCTTTTATAAAGTCAAATAGgtaaaaaaaatattgttgaTTACATATGCAGTTTCTATTTTGTAGCAACTTTTTAATCAGAGTAAGTTGTACAAGAATCCAATTGCAACAATATTAAAGTCAGAAACATCTTTTCATTACACACCAGCACCTGCAATCCCAAGTTTCTCATCCAGAGGCCCGTCAGCTGTAACGCATAACATTCTTAAGGCAAGTACATCTCACATATAAAATTATGGATAAATTTATCCTTGAAAATTTGTTGTTATGGCTTTATTTAAAGTAATGATAACTAATAATAGATTAATATGTACATTGTTAATGGTTCAACCTCACTAATTATATTATGTACATTAATGTGAAAAAAAATTCAGTTATAATTTATGAGATTACAAAATTATATAGCGACAATCGATATTCATGTTTTAGTTATGTTGAGAAACTCATTTTTACTTATTAATATCATTTTATGAAACTCAAAATCACGACCATCTTAATAAAATCAAAATCAGCTCAGTGACTAGGATTTTTGTATATTCAGATGTCAGTATGTACTAGCAGACTTAATGTTTGAATTATAGCGGATTGTAGACAATCTCTTAGTCCTACAAATGTCTTATTTCTAGATCTATTTTCATCCTAGATGAACTAGATGGttgtttataatttattttgtcTGGCCTGTCAACTAAAACCAATAATTTGATTTATGTTGATGCAACTTAGAGATTTGGTATTATATGTTATTAGTACTGGTTGTTGGATATCTAAAGAATGCTGAAGTAGCCGTGGATGGCATGGTTAGTAGGATTGTGCTGGTGTAATACTTATAGCAGCTGAGAGAGCAACTCAGGTTGCATTACAGGTATGCTACTAATATTTTTTAGAGTTGAGGTATCCTACTAATAAGTTCAATGTTTAGGTGGTAACGGATATATAAACGAGTATGACACCGCGCGTCTCCTTAGAGATGCAAAACTCTATGAGATTGGTGCAGGGACTAGTGAGATCAGAAGAATACTTCTCACCAGTCAGAAGCTGTGGTTTTGCTTTGTAATAATAAAGTAGCTTCAAGTTAATTATGATCAGTTAACTATATACGGTACACACAATCAAAGCACACAAGATTCCCGTATTAGCAGGAAAGATCACTAAAGGCAACATTTCCCCAATTTTATATATTGTAAATGTTACCTTAAAAGAAAGGCTTTTATTGACACTACTTTACAGAGGATGTAACTTTGGGAATTTAAATTGAGTCTTGATATTTCAAATTTATATAAAATGGACTTAAGTTTTGCGATTTTGTTTCCTTCATGTAGAATTTGTATGGTGGAAATGTTGCTCTAAAAGCTAGTGGTGCACTCTCCATAGCTGTCTCACGAGAACTTGCAAGTCTGCACAAAGCTTGGGAACTATATGGAAGGCTCCCATGAAAAATACTTGTAAGACCAGCTGAGCGTCTTGCACATAAAGAATTCAAAATTTCACTATAAACATGCACATATTCTTGTGGGAAAAGGAAACAAAGGCCAAGTGAATGAGAACGACATACAAGTTCCTATGTTGAAATGCAATTCAAGCTATATTAAAATTTTACACGGGAGCTGTAGCCAATAGTGAAAGTTATTGATTATTTGCCATTATATGTTTGGACTTTAGACTCAAGTACTAGATGTAAGATGATGTAGTGATATAAGCCGATTTTTTTTGGGATGCATTAACATTTGTTTTGTTGGATTCGATACTAAGCAAAATTTGGAATGTGGATGCTTTTTTGGTATAATTTTGTGACATTATACGAAAAATAAAATGTGATAGTAAAACATGGACTAATAAAAAGTGTTAGCACATATGTGTTTCTAGTATAATGTGAAAATATTATAATAGGAAACTATGCGTTGCAGATAAATGTTGCTAAAAATTAAAAAGCATTACAATAGGAAAAAAATGTTGCAGCTAAGTGTTGCAATAAATTTTTCTTGCAACACTTTTACCTCAATAAATGTTACAAAAAAATGTTTCATACGTCTATTGCAACATCATAAATGTGTTACTAAAATAGAGAAAAGTGTTGCAACAAAATGATTATTGTAATACTTTGAAAATGTTGCAATAACTCCAAAAAATGTTGCTACAGGGGTCTATTGCAACGGCAGCAAATGCAACGCTGAATTTTAGCAAAAACGTTGCAAAAACTTCTATTGTAACATATCTGGGGTCTTATACTATACTTTCTTGGTGTTGCAATAgcccatatatggtgtagtgtttGACGTGAGTATCCATAGGCAATTTCAGTGGTGTGGCTTTTGACATCCCATAGTTTTTAAGCAAATCCTGAATATACTTTCTCTGAGAGACAAACAAGCCATCAGCAGTTTTTGCAATTTCCAAGCCTAAGAAGTGACTAGCAGAACCAATATCTTTCATATTGAATTGTTCATTTTCAGTTGACCAATCTTAACTTCACAGCTTCCAGTTATCAACAGATCATCAACATAGATGAGAATCACTGTGATGGAGTTATTCTTAGTAAGAGTGAAAAGATTATAGTCTGCCTTTGACTATTTGTACCCTCTATATTTTAGAGTCATTTTGAGCTTATCAAATCATAATCTAGGGGCCTGTTTCAGACCGTATAGGGCCTTTCTGAGCTTACAAACCAAGCTACTGTTATATTGTGTTAACTCCCCCTCAATTGCACTAATTCTGCGCAACCAAAACTACAACAGTAAATTGTAACTTATTTGTGACCAAGATATAAAGATATAAGATCCATTAATTCTTCGTACATGCAATATCACTACATAAATTTTGATAGCAAATACGTGTACTTCCTTTATCATTCTAAACACTTCAACTGCAAAAATATGAGTGTTTTTTTTCTGATATGACACTGGTTCCCACTCCTGTATGCAGAAAAATTAGAATCAGGACTAACTAAGCAAGTAGAACTCGTTATATTTATCTTAAAAAATGCAATACCATCTTTACTGATAGGTACTACAGCAAAAGAAGGATCAGAAGCCATTACATAGTTCACTCAATTGCATGCTTTTTTTTTCTTACTAAATGTGAAATGAACCTCTAGGTTGAGAGCGCGTCCAGTCCATTTTAAGATTCGTGCATGCTGAGCAATTCCCACTCAAGAATTTTAGGTCTAGAAAACTTCCCAACCTGCAGATGGGGGGTTAGATAATAGTCATATTAGATGCTTTATAGTTAAAAGTTTCCCACATATATCCAAGAGTGAAGGTTTGACAGAAGATGTTGTTCGGTAAAAATTCAAAATTGAGCAAGTCATCAGAAGATTTTACTTGATAACATAGCTTCCAGCTTGAATTAATCACACATACAAAAAGTGAGCCTATATTCTGATGTGTTTGATTGATTCAGATAGTATAAAAGTGATTCAGAGACTGTGATAAGTATGTAGTAGCATAGAAGTAAATTTTGCAGTGTGTATTCAATTCCTGAACAGATAACAATCATTCATTTATACAAGACAAGAGTTAATATACCAACAGATTGCCTTTATAAGCATCACAAGACCATCAGCTAGAAAATACATGGTAGCAACTAGAAAGACTACACTTCATGATATTGGTCAAATTCTAGGCAAGAAAAGGACCATGAGTCCGTGACTCATATTATTTGAACTTGGAAAAAATAAAGAGGCAAACCGTGCTCCAAGCTACCAACTGTAAGAAACACTAGTTCATCTTCGTCTGAAAGAGTGGACACTTGCTCAAGGAATGGTTACAGCAGAAATTGATTTAATATATGATTAAAACTTGGAAAATATGCACCACATACAGAGTTGAGAAACATGTTGCTGTTTATTATGGAAACCAACCAGTCTTTTTACCAAAAATATGGTGCAGTAGTTAAGCTGCAGCTGTTGCTGATTCTGGATACCAGTCACAGAGGACAGGGAAATACACATTATGTTCACTCtcgaaaatcattcttacatCATTAATCATTTGCATTTTGCAAGCACAGCTTATGCATCATCCCTCTCCATTGAGATCCAAGATCTATACTATTTTCTATCAGAAATAACATGGCCGAATGCTGAGTATGTAACCACTATGAACATAGATCTATATGAATGAGACAAGTTATTGTGACTACCAATGACTCGCCTGTCTATAAACTGCTTTCGTAGATCTCTCAACATACAATCTGACATGTAAAGCATCAGGCGCACTTAGAGCAACAGGAAATCAAATGTCAACAGAAATAATTTAAGTATCGAGTAACGGGTTTAAATATATAGAAGAAGCTATAATATTTAAATCAACTGCCAAAAGATTTAAAAATATAACATTGTTCACCATCCATAACTTATAAGAACTTGCCAGGACTCTGAACCCAGTTAAATTTATTCCAGCTTAGCACTGTGTTAATCAAACTCTTAAGGTGTAAGGAATTCTGGTACTCATCACAGATTGAACGCAAACAATAATCCCTGACGATCATACCACAAACCGAAAATGCAACTTATTTTCACATGAGACATTCAAATGTGCTTTTGGGATTTTTTTTGTTCATTGTAATTGTAAGAGTATAATTTTCTGATAAATTTTTTCCCGCATTATGCAATTTCTGCAGATTCCTAAAGTAGACCATGTCAACTGGGACAACTTCAAATTTTATCAGCTCCCTAGATCATAAAATAACTGAGTAGCTTTAGTGTTACACGATATAAGTAAGAGAGATCAACTTGAAAAAACAACAATCGTATACATCTATGAAATCGCCTTCATCTAGAATGTTAAATATTCCAAAGAGCAACTTCGCATAAACTCTAACGTTATACTGATAACTAGTATTGTAATAACAA
Encoded here:
- the LOC141663820 gene encoding CO(2)-response secreted protease-like, with translation MSDLNESLLNINIKKIIGAMNFYKHNQTARDYFGYGTHTASIAAGAVIPGVFYYGLPTGTAMSGSPNSRIAIYKVCDSLGCSEAAMLLAMDAAIHNGVNIMSLSIGEGYTDIWTDPVAIGGFYAVENGIMVVCSAGNYGPTSSSVVNFTPWLTTVGASNIDQPFIANVVLGNNRVIKV